A genomic region of Oryza glaberrima chromosome 1, OglaRS2, whole genome shotgun sequence contains the following coding sequences:
- the LOC127754985 gene encoding transcription factor MYB3R-1-like, which yields MMTSDNGKAPDKDGEPSRPPSAPQEGEISNEPKRRRPLNGRTTGPTRRSTKGNWTPEEDAILSTAVQTYNGKNWKKIAECFPDRTDVQCLHRWQKVLNPELVKGPWSKEEDEIIVQMVNKLGPKKWSTIAQALPGRIGKQCRERWYNHLNPGINKEAWTQEEEITLIHAHRMYGNKWAELTKFLPGRTDNSIKNHWNSSVKKKVNSYMSSGLLTQVSCLPLNEYSANCNSSPAMTQQNSEDSGCFAVREVENSSGCSQSSLAKVSCSQVHDTTVPLGCDLQVNANFDKNEAHDSQSSMGPQACYTSAEAVASALPAVHCHVSSSNLDPDQHLQEDFAQGLNLDMTIDEMPTVPSFADNQTVCSIENHERSLEPYDVAMEVPLSMLSSDSGAEQKLHFMSEADFNSPNCLKSELWQDISLQGLLSGPDAVEADSFSRSNHQLDVYSSEADTHFLAPPYMPQTSNSSSVMGLADDQSPQMSVPPSLICSNAMTDDAPFDNRPGRKEMPLSQAEVVTQSSSSSGDAEMFANPGCSNDRHVPSSTMESIPECGDQQVTNAEEPEASLEKEPSLTQSVTAPDEQDKGALYYEPPRFPSLDVPFVSCDLVTSGDLQEFSPLGIRQLMHSTMNVCTPMRLWGSPTHDESTGVLLKSAAKSFICTPSILKKRHRDLLSPIPDKRIEKKYGTEKDRGVSDTSSTGIQTSCINATKDDALITTVLRIERSASSKSLEKKLVFSDENKENLGYTTEQTKDGKSAGNDEHMDEQTTGERSSATNVATNADLSGNLQPAGILIEHSGDDPISSDYGKNTMNQKLNTNVKSLSVCKEGVCAKSKPTELIVEKSSPCINVDYEYVNILADTPGIKRGLESPSAWKSPWFVDMHFQGSYFTSPADSYDALGLMKQINVQTAAALVEAREVLASGGQCDNISSDKENTGNPDAKKEPGTTKLQTKIMAEGRVLDFECTTPVRSSDKNAGSNLGRYLSSPIPSSHLLKSFR from the exons ATGATGACAAGCGATAACGGAAAGGCTCCAGATAAGGATGGAGAGCCTTCTAGACCTCCGTCGGCTCCTCAAGAAGGAGAAATCAGCAATGAACCAAAAAGGCGACGACCTCTCAATGG GAGGACCACCGGTCCGACACGGCGTTCCACCAAAGGAAATTGGACCCCTGAAGAG GATGCCATATTGTCCACAGCTGTTCAGACATACAACGGGAAGAACTGGAAAAAAATTG CGGAATGCTTTCCGGATAGAACCGATGTACAATGCTTGCACAGGTGGCAAAAGGTTCTAAACCCTGAATTAGTCAAAGGGCCATGGTCCAAAGAA GAAGATGAAATCATTGTTCAGATGGTAAACAAACTTGGACCAAAGAAATGGTCAACCATTGCTCAAGCTTTGCCTGGACGTATAGGAAAGCAATGTCGAGAACG GTGGTACAACCATCTTAACCCTGGCATAAACAAGGAGGCATGGACACAAGAAGAGGAAATTACCCTCATACATGCTCATCGAATGTATGGAAATAAATGGGCCGAGCTGACAAAATTTTTACCAGGAAG GACGGACAATTCAATTAAAAATCACTGGAACAGTTCAGTAAAGAAGAAAGTCAATTCATACATGTCATCAGGTTTACTTACCCAAGTTTCGTGTCTCCCTCTAAATGAATATTCTGCAAATTGTAATTCCTCACCAGCGATGACCCAACAAAACAGTGAAGATAGTGGTTGTTTTGCTGTCCGAGAGGTTGAAAATTCATCAGGGTGTAGTCAATCATCACTTGCCAAGGTTTCTTGCTCCCAAGTGCATGATACTACTGTGCCATTGGGCTGTGATTTGCAAGTAAACGCGAATTTTGACAAGAATGAAGCACATGATTCTCAATCTTCCATGGGTCCCCAAGCATGCTATACTTCTGCGGAGGCTGTTGCATCTGCTTTGCCTGCTGTGCATTGCCATGTTTCTTCCTCTAACTTGGATCCAGATCAACACTTGCAAGAGGACTTTGCTCAAGGACTGAATTTGGACATGACTATAGATGAAATGCCAACTGTTCCTAGTTTTGCAGACAACCAGACTGTTTGTAGTATAGAAAATCATGAAAGATCTCTGGAGCCATATGATGTAGCAATGGAGGTGCCTCTCTCTATGTTATCAAGTGATTCTGGAGCTGAGCAAAAACTACATTTCATGTCTGAGGCTGACTTCAACAGTCCTAACTGTCTGAAATCTGAACTCTGGCAGGATATTTCCTTACAGGGCCTTCTTTCTGGACCTGATGCAGTTGAAGCTGATTCATTTTCAAGATCAAATCACCAATTGGATGTATATTCCTCTGAAGCAGATACCCATTTTTTAGCACCACCCTACATGCCACAGACATCAAATTCTTCAAGTGTGATGGGGCTTGCTGATGACCAGAGTCCACAGATGTCAGTACCTCCATCTCTTATTTGTTCAAATGCTATGACTGATGATGCACCTTTCGATAATAGACCAGGGCGGAAGGAAATGCCACTTTCTCAGGCAGAAGTGGTTACCCAATCTTCCAGTTCTTCTGGTGATGCTGAAATGTTTGCTAACCCTGGTTGTAGCAATGACAGACATGTTCCTTCTTCAACGATGGAAAGCATACCTGAATGTGGGGACCAACAGGTTACTAATGCGGAAGAACCTGAAGCCAGTCTAGAGAAAGAACCATCGCTTACACAGAGTGTGACTGCACCAGATGAACAGGACAAGGGAGCCCTCTACTACGAACCTCCTCGTTTTCCAAGCCTGGATGTTCCATTTGTCAGTTGCGATCTTGTAACCTCTGGTGATCTCCAAGAGTTTAGTCCCCTTGGCATTCGGCAGTTAATGCATTCAACCATGAATGTCTGCACGCCAATGAGATTGTGGGGCTCCCCTACTCATGATGAAAGCACGGGCGTTTTGCTGAAGAGTGCTGCCAAAAGCTTCATATGCACGCCATCAATACTGAAGAAACGTCACAGAGATCTCTTGTCTCCTATTCCAGATAAAAGAATCGAGAAGAAATATGGGACTGAAAAGGATCGTGGGGTGTCAGACACATCCTCCACCGGCATTCAAACAAGTTGTATCAATGCCACTAAAGATGATGCACTTATAACTACAGTTTTGCGTATTGAGCGATCTGCTTCTTCTAAATCTCTGGAAAAGAAACTTGTTTTCTCTGATGAAAACAAGGAAAATTTGGGCTACACAACTGAACAGACAAAAGATGGAAAGAGTGCTGGAAATGACGAACACATGGACGAGCAGACAACAGGGGAACGCAGTTCTGCAACAAATGTAGCTACTAATGCTGACCTGTCAGGCAATTTA CAACCTGCAGGTATTCTTATTGAACACAGCGGCGATGATCCCATTTCCTCAGATTATGGCAAAAATACCATGAATCAGAAGCTGAACACAAATGTGAAATCTTTATCAGTCTGTAAGGAGGGAGTGTGTGCTAAATCAAAGCCCACTGAACTCATCGTGGAGAAATCTTCACCATGTATAAATGTGGATTATGAATATGTGAACAT ATTGGCTGATACCCCAGGTATCAAAAGAGGACTAGAATCTCCTTCAGCATGGAAGTCCCCTTGGTTCGTCGATATGCATTTTCAG GGTTCATACTTCACCAGCCCAGCTGATAGTTACGACGCACTAGGATTGATGAAGCAGATAAATGTGCAGACTGCTGCTGCTTTGGTGGAAGCCCGTGAGGTACTGGCAAGCGGCGGCCAATGTGACAACATAAGCTCTGATAAGGAAAACACGGGGAATCCAGATGCCAAGAAGGAACCAGGGACAACCAAATTGCAAACAAAAATCATG GCAGAGGGTAGAGTCCTGGATTTCGAGTGTACCACACCTGTAAGATCATCAGACAAAAATGCTGGCAGCAATCTGGGAAGATATCTGAGCTCACCTATTCCTTCGTCCCATCTTCTGAAAAGTTTTAGATAG
- the LOC127766907 gene encoding uncharacterized protein LOC127766907 — protein sequence MAAAAAEGGGSGGGAVYDPSYVPDSVKTFVAHMYRHVRDKNVYEIHQMYEGGFQRLSDRLFRDAPWPAAEAVSPYCDGDHVFLLLYRELWYRHAYARASSSSSSSAPLTAGQRAESWANYCDLFSVVLHGVVNMQLPNQWLWDMVDEFVYQFQSFCQYRAKLKNKSDDELHQLKQFDKAWNVYGVLNYLQALVEKSMIAQILEREKEGLEQFTATDGYDYQGGSNVLKMLGYYSMIGLLRIHCLLGDYRTGLKCLAPIDLNQQGVYTIVIGSHISAIYHYGFANLMMCRYAEAIREFNKILLYILKYKQYHQKSPQYDQILKKNEQMYALLAVCLSLCPQHNLIDENVSTQLKEKYNDKMTKMQRFDEEAYAAYDELFSYACPKFITPSPPALDQPLTNYNQDAYRLQLKLFLYEVKQQQLLSGIRSYLKLYSTITIAKLAQYMEVDEATLRSILMTYKHKMHAVDNNGKIVSSADFDFYIKEDVIHVMESKPIKRHGDYFLRQILKFEEMIGELEKVQFD from the exons atggcggcggcggcggcggagggtggcggcagcggaggtggAGCGGTGTACGACCCGAGCTACGTGCCGGATTCGGTGAAGACGTTCGTGGCGCACATGTACAGGCACGTCAGGGACAAGAACGTGTACGAGATCCACCAGATGTACGAGGGCGGGTTCCAGCGGCTCTCCGACCGCCTCTTCCGCGACgcgccgtggccggcggcggaggccgtcTCGCCCTACTGCGACGGCGAccacgtcttcctcctcctctaccgGGAGCTCTGGTACCGCCACGCCTACGCGcgggcctcctcgtcgtcgtcgtcgtccgcgccGCTCACCGCCGGCCAGCGCGCCGAGTCGTGGGCGAACTACTGCGACCTCTTCAGCGTCGTCCTCCACGGCGTCGTCAACATGCAGCTCCCCAACCAGTGGCTCTGGGACATGGTCGACGAGTTCGTCTACCAGTTCCAGAGCTTCTGCCAGTACCGCGCCAAGCTCAAGAACAAGTCCGACGACGAGCTCCACCAGCTCAAGCAGTTCGACAAG GCGTGGAATGTGTACGGGGTTCTCAATTACCTGCAAGCGCTGGTGGAGAAGTCCATGATCGCGCAGATtctggagagggagaaggaagggCTCGAGCAGTTCACTGCCACCGACGGCTACGACTACCAGGGTGGCAGCAATGTGCTCAAGATGCTCGGTTATTACAGCATGATTGGGCTGCTCAGGATACACTGCCTCCTTGGGGATTACCGCACTGGCCTCAAGTGCTTGGCACCAATCGACCTTAACCAGCAGGGGGTCTACACCATTGTGATTGGGAGTCACATCTCTGCTATCTACCACTATGGCTTTGCAAATCTTATGATGTGCAG ATATGCTGAAGCCATACGTGAATTCAACAAAATCTTGCTATACATTCTGAAATATAAGCAGTACCATCAGAAGTCCCCGCAGTATGACCAGATCTTGAAGAAAAATGAACAGATGTATGCCTTGTTGGCAGTTTGCCTTTCCTTATGCCCGCAGCACAACCTCATTGATGAGAATGTTAGCACCCAGCTGAAAGAAAAGTATAATGACAAAATGACAAAGATGCAGAGGTTTGATGAGGAAGCCTATGCTGCGTATGATGAACTGTTTTCATACGCATGCCCCAAGTTTATTACTCCATCACCTCCAGCCCTGGATCAGCCACTTACAAATTATAACCAG GATGCATACCGCCTTCAATTGAAGTTGTTCCTTTATGAAGTGAAGCAACAACAGTTGCTTTCAGGGATCAGAAGCTATCTAAAATTGTATTCAACAATAACTATTGCCAAACTTGCGCAATATATGGAAGTGGATGAGGCAACGCTTAG GTCTATCCTGATGACGTACAAGCACAAAATGCATGCAGTTGACAATAATGGAAAGATTGTTTCCAGCGCAGACTTTGATTTCTACATTAAGGAG GATGTTATTCATGTCATGGAGTCCAAACCAATCAAGCGCCATGGTGATTACTTTTTGAGACAGATTTTAAAG TTTGAGGAAATGATTGGTGAACTGGAGAAAGTACAGTTTGACTGA
- the LOC127766899 gene encoding TOM1-like protein 9, with translation MAGSMVDRATSDMLIGPDWAKNMEICDICNRDPGQSKDVVKALKKRIGHKNPKVQILALTLLETAIKNCGDIFHMHVAERDVLHEMVKIVKKKSDQNVKEKVLTMIDTWQEAFGGPRARYPQYYAAYHDLVRAGAAFPKRSDRPAPLFNGQSPAGRNMRSPDQQDEAESSAGNDFPALSMSEIQNARGIMDVLAEMLNALDPGNREGLRQEVIVELVDQCRTYKQRVVLLVNATADEELMSQGLALNDDLQRVLAKHDAIAAGIAVRVEKKPKSLQALVDTEDSMNQDSKKEQALVDIEDPTTQETNKEPSQSANVQSPFEQLALPAPPVSNGSATPAPKSDLGVDLLSWDDNPSTTENSLALVPVTDPVVDSTPSQNALAIVDIFSQNNTTNNIAKPADPFGVNSSSTLPGSQPYNAPTQHPLQAQQQPQQVGLYPNGGAVNPGTSYPTSSGWNGQIANNATPPAQQTVNYDEQSGALPPPPWEAQSAPSGDMSNGGMQSHPVSNGQFGGMPSLPTPSNQMGGMQPLHPQMNQMGGPQAHQMYNNQQPGAMQPSQPAVTQMQSGFANQFGSMPPHSMPGMQFPGMQPSPMPGAQPVMMYAQPMMMPGMQFAAMPQPRMYGPQMSQYRLVQQQAAQYYSNSQGRPTYYAGMNDLSQKMYGLSMQDSSYMGMNSSPYSTTPSSSSSMGQPIKPSKPEDKLFGDLLSIAKTKQNKA, from the exons ATGGCGGGCTCCATGGTGGACCGGGCGACCAGCGACATGCTCATCGGGCCCGACTGGGCCAAGAACATGGAGATCTGCGACATCTGCAACCGCGACCCCGG GCAATCAAAAGATGTTGTTAAGGCACTCAAGAAAAGGATTGGGCACAAAAATCCAAAAGTCCAAATTCTTGCGCTGACT CTCTTGGAAACTGCAATCAAGAACTGTGGGGATATATTCCACATGCATGTTGCAGAAAGAGATGTGTTGCATGAGATGGTGAAGATAGTGAAGAAAAAG TCTGATCAGAATGTCAAAGAGAAGGTATTAACTATGATAGATACATGGCAAGAAGCATTCGGGGGACCACGTGCAAGATATCCACAGTACTATGCAGCGTACCATGACTTGGTG CGTGCTGGAGCTGCATTTCCAAAGAGATCTGATCGACCTGCACCATTGTTTAATGGCCAGTCTCCAGCAGGCAGAAATATGCGTAGTCCTGATCAGCAAGATGAAGCTGAATCGTCTGCTGGAAATGATTTTCCTGCTTTGAG CATGTCAGAGATTCAGAATGCTCGTGGTATAATGGATGTGCTAGCCGAGATGCTAAATGCTTTAGACCCTGGAAACAGAGAG GGACTAAGGCAGGAGGTAATTGTGGAGCTTGTTGATCAGTGTCGCACTTACAAGCAGAGAGTGGTACTACTAGTTAATGCTACCGC GGATGAGGAACTTATGTCACAAGGGCTTGCACTGAATGATGACTTGCAACGTGTTCTCGCAAAACACGATGCAATTGCTGCAGGCATTGCAGTTCGAGTGGAGAAGAAACCTAAGTCTCTGCAGGCACTTGTAGACACTGAGGATTCTATGAACCAAGACTCTAAGAAAGAGCAGGCACTTGTAGATATTGAGGATCCTACAACCCAAGAGACTAATAAAGAACCAAGCCAAAG TGCCAATGTGCAGTCACCATTTGAGCAACTAGCGCTTCCAGCACCTCCGGTGTCAAATGGCTCAGCAACCCCAGCACCAAAATCCGATCTTGGCGTCGATCTTCTTAGCTGGGATGACAACCCATCTACAACAGAAAATTCACTAGCGCTTGTCCCAGTTACTGATCCAGTAGTTGATTCTACTCCAAGTCAAAATGCACTAGCTATCGTTGACATATTCTCTCAAAACAACACAACCAATAACATTGCCAAACCTGCGGATCCCTTTGGTGTTAATTCTAGCTCTACTCTTCCTGGATCACAGCCATACAATGCTCCAACCCAGCATCCTCTGCAAGCACAGCAGCAGCCTCAGCAGGTGGGCCTCTATCCTAATGGGGGAGCTGTGAACCCTGGAACATCATACCCCACAAGTTCTGGGTGGAATGGTCAAATTGCGAACAATGCGACGCCTCCAGCGCAGCAAACAGTGAATTATG ATGAGCAAAGTGGAGCCCTTCCCCCACCTCCTTGGGAAGCTCAGTCAGCGCCAAGCGGTGACATGTCAAATGGCGGTATGCAGTCTCACCCGGTGTCAAACGGCCAATTTGGAGGTATGCCATCTCTCCCAACACCATCAAACCAGATGGGTGGGATGCAGCCCTTGCACCCGCAGATGAACCAGATGGGAGGTCCACAAGCCCACCAAATGTACAACAACCAACAACCGGGAGCCATGCAACCCAGCCAACCTGCTGTAACCCAGATGCAATCAGGCTTTGCGAACCAATTCGGTTCGATGCCACCACACTCCATGCCAGGAATGCAATTCCCCGGGATGCAACCTTCGCCGATGCCAGGAGCGCAGCCAGTCATGATGTATGCGCAACCGATGATGATGCCGGGTATGCAGTTTGCAGCCATGCCGCAACCACGAATGTATGGCCCCCAGATGTCCCAGTACCGGCTTGTGCAGCAGCAAGCGGCACAATACTACAGCAACAGCCAAGGGAGGCCAACATACTACGCTGGTATGAATGACCTCTCCCAGAAAATGTATGGCCTCTCCATGCAAGACAGCTCTTACATGGGGATGAACAGCTCGCCCTACTCTACAACAccttcatcatcatcttccatGGGGCAACCTATAAAGCCATCGAAGCCTGAGGACAAGCTGTTTGGAGATCTTCTTAGCATTGCCAAAACAAAGCAGAACAAGGCTTAA